The following are encoded together in the Solenopsis invicta isolate M01_SB chromosome 14, UNIL_Sinv_3.0, whole genome shotgun sequence genome:
- the LOC105194470 gene encoding WD repeat-containing protein 55 homolog isoform X1, with product MESSSDESTSDSSLTDEPSPQRNKDEEVNSVNSDEDEVVKAILDAKKLHRNHPPSITLDDMITDICFHPKMDTIGIASITGDVFMYKYNNEETNLVSTIELHLKACRDIEFSEDGRYLFSTGKDLCIAITDVETEKLTRLYEEAHEQPVYTMTIINEHMFVTGDDNGVVKFWDLRRKESEPVFSIKEMEDYVSAMITNRDAKYLVCASGDGLTTINIPERKLHVQSEEHDDELTCLGLFKLESKLLSASNKGKMYVYNWGEFGLHSDEFPSATKKAINCMIPVTENVVITGGEDGVVRATSLFPHRNLGIVGQHDFSVEILDISNDGTLIASSSHNNDIKFWNVQYFETLNVTEPKKGGKRKWLEYNLPSSQINNRSDFFAEL from the exons ATGGAAAGCTCATCAGACGAATCTACCTCAGATTCCTCTTTGAcag ATGAACCATCACCACAGCGAAACAAAGATGAAGAAGTTAATTCTGTTAATTCAGATGAGGATGAAGTTGTTAAAGCTATATTagatgcaaaaaaattacatagaaaTCACCCACCTTCTATTACATTAGATGACATGATAACGGATATATGTTTTCATCCCAAAATGGACACTATAGGCATAGCCAGCATCACAGGAGATGTTTTCAT gtataaatataacaatgaGGAGACCAATCTTGTGTCGACTATAGAATTGCATCTTAAAGCTTGCCGGGATATTGAGTTTAGTGAGGATGGACGGTATTTATTCTCGACTGGAAAAGATCTCTGTATAGCGATAACCGATGTAGAAACGGAAAAACTAACTAGATTGTACGAAGAAGCTCATGA GCAACCTGTATACACAATGACAATAATTAATGAGCATATGTTTGTAACAGGCGACGACAATGGGgtagtaaaat TTTGGGACCTTAGGCGAAAGGAAAGCGAGCCGGTATTTTCTATAAAGGAGATGGAGGACTATGTCAGTGCAATGATAACCAATAGAGATGCCAAGTATCTCGTTTGCGCCAGTGGCGATGGACTAACGACTATAAATATACCGGAAAGAAAACTGCATGTACAG TCCGAGGAGCACGATGACGAGCTGACCTGTCTAGGCTTATTTAAATtggaaagtaaattattatcaGCTAGCAATAAAGggaaaatgtatgtatataattggGGAGAATTTGGACTACATTCGGATGAATTTCCAAGTGCCACGAAGAAGGCTATAAATTGTATGATTCCTGTTACGGAAAATGTGGTGATAACTGGTGGAGAGGATGGAGTAGTTAG GGCGACCAGTTTATTTCCTCATCGCAATCTTGGCATAGTTGGACAGCACGATTTTTCTGTCGAAATACTCGATATCAGTAACGACGGCACTCTGATAGCATCCTCTTCGCACAACAATGATATCAAATTCTGGaatgtacaatattttgagACCTTAAATGTCACCGAGCCCAAAAAGGGTGGAAAACGAAAATGGCTCGAGTACAATCTTCCTAGTAGTCAAATTAATAATCGATCTGATTTTTTTGCCGAATTGTAA
- the LOC105194470 gene encoding WD repeat-containing protein 55 homolog isoform X2, producing MITDICFHPKMDTIGIASITGDVFMYKYNNEETNLVSTIELHLKACRDIEFSEDGRYLFSTGKDLCIAITDVETEKLTRLYEEAHEQPVYTMTIINEHMFVTGDDNGVVKFWDLRRKESEPVFSIKEMEDYVSAMITNRDAKYLVCASGDGLTTINIPERKLHVQSEEHDDELTCLGLFKLESKLLSASNKGKMYVYNWGEFGLHSDEFPSATKKAINCMIPVTENVVITGGEDGVVRATSLFPHRNLGIVGQHDFSVEILDISNDGTLIASSSHNNDIKFWNVQYFETLNVTEPKKGGKRKWLEYNLPSSQINNRSDFFAEL from the exons ATGATAACGGATATATGTTTTCATCCCAAAATGGACACTATAGGCATAGCCAGCATCACAGGAGATGTTTTCAT gtataaatataacaatgaGGAGACCAATCTTGTGTCGACTATAGAATTGCATCTTAAAGCTTGCCGGGATATTGAGTTTAGTGAGGATGGACGGTATTTATTCTCGACTGGAAAAGATCTCTGTATAGCGATAACCGATGTAGAAACGGAAAAACTAACTAGATTGTACGAAGAAGCTCATGA GCAACCTGTATACACAATGACAATAATTAATGAGCATATGTTTGTAACAGGCGACGACAATGGGgtagtaaaat TTTGGGACCTTAGGCGAAAGGAAAGCGAGCCGGTATTTTCTATAAAGGAGATGGAGGACTATGTCAGTGCAATGATAACCAATAGAGATGCCAAGTATCTCGTTTGCGCCAGTGGCGATGGACTAACGACTATAAATATACCGGAAAGAAAACTGCATGTACAG TCCGAGGAGCACGATGACGAGCTGACCTGTCTAGGCTTATTTAAATtggaaagtaaattattatcaGCTAGCAATAAAGggaaaatgtatgtatataattggGGAGAATTTGGACTACATTCGGATGAATTTCCAAGTGCCACGAAGAAGGCTATAAATTGTATGATTCCTGTTACGGAAAATGTGGTGATAACTGGTGGAGAGGATGGAGTAGTTAG GGCGACCAGTTTATTTCCTCATCGCAATCTTGGCATAGTTGGACAGCACGATTTTTCTGTCGAAATACTCGATATCAGTAACGACGGCACTCTGATAGCATCCTCTTCGCACAACAATGATATCAAATTCTGGaatgtacaatattttgagACCTTAAATGTCACCGAGCCCAAAAAGGGTGGAAAACGAAAATGGCTCGAGTACAATCTTCCTAGTAGTCAAATTAATAATCGATCTGATTTTTTTGCCGAATTGTAA
- the LOC105194468 gene encoding integrator complex subunit 13, with the protein MYPANHKTIFVLDHTPYFGISTECPLEFDFLKSRGQNLIPLAPVCKSLWTTSVEASLEYCRIVWDLFPTGKLIRFVVTDRAAYVLNSWSPLQQNLNHIMNGTAILGVPTKTPEPGEDYSVIHGLRVAIETLNECSEIQHEKRTSLNDNTSKLINRGRVICITSARDNNNMKSLENIFLNELATENKNALSSDHLIPVDYCHLVILNIYPNNIDSQVTSQGPREVSPFLTVEVHSIKASALHSKLSHLILSHYDLASTTVTGIPMKEEQNASSSANYDVEIFHSSAAHTAILKGNPQDSALIKTFRRFEEGSEYETITLKWCTPRGCSASEMQNCTAMHRITPVDVNSRPSSCLINFLLNGRSVMLEMARKAGGKTISHLLAAHGGEIFIHTLSTARSVLEDPPSISEGCGGRVTDYRITDFGILMKNNILVPLKRTSNSDADGLVEKMRSRLERHTKYWPMTISSTLMFNLKQMIDPLPELMVKEELTTEEVFQCRQVIFSVVNLEAKHEPLPLPSIGGGRGGKGGVRREEHYRLLWDEIETFLKHHANNSAAHTEVLNCLLEIRNKNENNKVELDQVLRELDSFGKEDGTARVSVIRATTDSPMSPPASVSIPLTKQLHKGNIATSRSLLDIWLQRSAPKDKKPDFHGRISSDGLKAKLYPNLKEIGREPRETMIDG; encoded by the exons atGTATCCTGCGAATCACAAGACTATATTCGTGCTGGATCATACTCCATATTTTGGCATCTCCACTGAGTGCCCGTTGGAATTTGACTTTCTCAAGAGCAGGGGACAAAATCTGATTCCGCTGGCGCCGGTCTGCAAATCTCTATGGACCACCAGTGTCGAGGCCTCGTTGGAGTACTGTCGCATTGTGTGGGATCTCTTTCCCACAGGTAAATTG attaGATTTGTTGTAACTGACCGTGCGGCTTACGTTCTTAACTCATGGAGCCCCTTGCAACAGAATTTGAATCAT ATAATGAATGGCACTGCCATTTTAGGAGTGCCAACAAAGACACCGGAACCTGGGGAGGACTATTCAGTTATACATGGTTTACGTGTAGCAATTGAGACTCTGAATGAGTGCTCTGAGATACAGCACGAGAAAAGAACTTCTCTTAACGACAACACTAGCAAGCTGATAAACAGAGGCCGAGTAATATGCATTACGAGTGCACGTGACAACAACAACATGAAGAGCTTGgagaatatatttctaaatgaaTTAGCAACAGAAAACAAGAACGCGCTATCTTCAGATCA tTTGATTCCCGTTGATTATTGTCACTTGGTTATACTAAACATATATCCCAACAATATTGACTCCCAAGTAACTAGTCAAGGTCCTCGAGAG GTATCGCCGTTTCTTACAGTAGAAGTGCACTCCATCAAAGCCTCGGCGCTTCATTCCAAGTTATCTCATCTGATTTTGTCTCATTATGATTTGGCCAGCACTACGGTAACGGGTATACCTATGAAGGAAGAACAGAACGCCAGCTCATCCGCCaattatgatgtagaaatatttcATTCCTCCGCCGCACACACTGCAATTTTAAAAG GTAATCCACAAGATTCTGCATTAATAAAGACGTTTAGGCGTTTCGAGGAAGGATCGGAATATGAGACGATCACGTTAAAGTGGTGCACGCCACGCGGTTGTAGCGCCTCGGAGATGCAAAACTGCACGGCGATGCACCGAATCACACCGGTGGATGTTAATAGTAGACCATCTTCTTGTTTGattaattttctgttaaatGGCAGATCAGTGATGCTGGAAATGGCTAGAAAGGCCGGTGGAAAGACTATTTCACATCTACTAGCAGCGCATGGTGGCGAGATTTTCATTCATACATTATCTACCGCTCGAAGCGTGCTCGAAGATCCACCTTCCATTAGTGAAGGATGCGGTGGGCGTGTCACAGATTATAGAATAACC GATTTCGGCATTCTCATGAAAAATAACATACTAGTACCACTAAAACGTACTTCTAATTCTGATGCTGATGGTCTAGTAGAAAAGATGAGATCAAGACTGGAACGCCACACTAAATATTGGCCTATGACTATTTCTAGTACTCTCATGTTTAACTTAAAACAG ATGATAGATCCACTTCCAGAATTAATGGTGAAAGAGGAGCTCACCACAGAAGAAGTGTTCCAATGCAGACAAGTGATTTTTAGCGTGGTTAATCTAGAGGCGAAACACGAGCCTTTGCCTTTACCAAGCATCGGTGGAGGTCGCGGTGGCAAAGGAGGCGTACGCAGAGAAGAACATTATCGTTTACTGTGGGACGAGATAGAAACGTTTCTTAAACATCACGCCAACAACTCGGCTGCTCATACCGAAGTTCTTAATTGTTTACTGGAGATCAGAAACAAAAACGAAAATAACAAAGTAGAACTCGATCAGGTGCTACGAGAGTTAGATAG TTTCGGCAAGGAAGACGGAACCGCCAGAGTCAGCGTAATCAGAGCGACAACGGACTCGCCGATGTCACCACCGGCAAGCGTATCAATACCTCTGACTAAACAGTTACACAAAGGCAATATCGCCACGTCGAGGAGCCTCCTAGATATCTGGTTGCAACGCAGCGCTCCAAAAGATAAAAAACCGGATTTCCATGGAAGAATCAGTAGCGACGGACTTAAAGCAAAGCTGTATCCCAATTTGAAGGAGATTGGAAGAGAACCTAGAGAGACCATGATAGACGGATAA